The following proteins are co-located in the Candida dubliniensis CD36 chromosome 3, complete sequence genome:
- a CDS encoding succinate-semialdehyde dehydrogenase, putative (Similar to S. cerevisiae UGA2;~In S. cerevisiae: involved in the utilization of gamma-aminobutyrate (GABA) as a nitrogen source; part of the 4-aminobutyrate and glutamate degradation pathways), translated as MAPKLNNPNLFQNKPFINGQWYDSKSTSTFKVYDPATQELIIELPDQTPEEIDEAIAITHKAFQTYQRTPVYDRAKWLRRMYELMMENLQDLATLITWENGKCLTDALGEIKYAASYFEWFSEECKRNYGHTIQPSNQNNKVITYKQPVGPVGLLCPFNFPSAMGARKAAPALAAGCTCILKPDGQTPLSSLALGYLAQQAGFPDGCFNVVLTSVTNTPMCGLKFCQSPELKKISFTGSTNVGKLLMQQSSSTLKKLSMELGGNAPIIVFNDCNLDLAVDQSITSKFRSLGQTCVCANRIYVERGVYDEFCDKFVDKVNQFKIGNGFEPGVTHGCLINTKAIEKVEDHVQDAVGKGAKLIVKGGRLPQLGENFYSPSVVKDVTQDMKVVKEETFGPLAAIIPFDSKEQVLQWCNDTPYGLASYIFSENLNTVWYMSEFLENGMVSVNTGLFTDAALPFGGVKESGFGREGSLYGMDDYTVIKSITLGNVYN; from the coding sequence atgGCTCCCAAATTAAATAACCCAAATTTATTCCAAAACAAACCATTTATTAATGGTCAATGGTATGATTCCAAATCAACCTCCACTTTTAAAGTCTATGACCCTGCCACCcaagaattaattattgaattaccTGATCAAACCcctgaagaaattgatgagGCCATTGCTATTACTCATAAGGCTTTCCAAACTTATCAACGTACTCCAGTTTATGATCGTGCTAAATGGTTAAGAAGAATGTATGAATTAATGATGGaaaatttacaagatttaGCTACTTTGATTACTTGGGAAAATGGGAAATGTTTGACTGATGCTTTAGGGGAAATTAAATATGCTGCTAGTTATTTTGAATGGTTTTCAGAAGAATGTAAACGTAATTATGGTCATACCATACAACCActgaatcaaaataataaggTCATTACTTATAAACAACCAGTGGGTCCCGTTGGATTATTATGTCCTTTCAATTTTCCAAGTGCTATGGGAGCAAGAAAAGCTGCACCAGCATTAGCTGCTGGTTGTACATGTATTTTGAAACCTGATGGTCAAACTCCCTTGAGTTCATTAGCGTTAGGTTATTTGGCTCAACAAGCTGGCTTCCCTGATGGTTGTTTCAATGTTGTTTTAACTTCAGTAACCAATACGCCAATGTGTGGTTTGAAATTTTGCCAATCAccagaattgaaaaaaattagttTTACAGGATCAACTAATGTTggtaaattattaatgcaacaatcatcatcaactttgaaaaaattatcaatggAATTAGGTGGTAATGCCCccattattgttttcaatgatTGTAATTTAGATCTTGCTGTTGATCAAAGTATAACTTCCAAATTCAGATCATTGGGTCAAACTTGTGTTTGCGCCAATCGTATTTATGTTGAAAGAGGAGTTTATGATGAATTCTGtgataaatttgttgacaaagtaaatcaattcaaaattggTAACGGATTCGAACCAGGTGTAACACATGGTTGTTTGATTAATACAAAAGCCattgaaaaagttgaagATCATGTTCAAGATGCCGTTGGAAAAGGAGCAAAATTAATCGTTAAAGGTGGCAGATTGCCTCAATTGGGAGAAAATTTCTATTCCCCGTCAGTAGTTAAAGATGTAACACAAGATATGAAAGTGgttaaagaagaaacttTTGGTCCTTTAGCAGCTATTATCCCATTTGATTCTAAAGAACAAGTGTTGCAATGGTGTAATGATACTCCTTATGGATTGGCATCGTATATCTTTTCGGAAAATTTGAATACCGTATGGTACATGTCGGaatttttagaaaatgGAATGGTTTCTGTCAATACTGGATTATTCACCGATGCTGCATTGCCATTTGGTGGAGTAAAAGAATCTGGTTTTGGTAGAGAAGGGTCACTTTATGGAATGGATGATTATACtgttattaaatcaattacttTAGGTAATGTCTACAACTAA